The genomic stretch AGAAGATTCTAATCCACAAATCTTTGTCATATCAATCTTAAAAAACCAAGATTAAAAACTTACAAGAGCCATAAATTACTCATTGTAACTGAATAGAATCAAAAGAATTAAATACTTTTTTGATACAATTTCATTAGTTTTTTACATATTTTTGAGGAAGTTTTGGAGTGATGGATAAAATTAGAAATTTTTCTATTATTGCACATATTGATCATGGAAAGTCTACTCTTGCAGATAGGCTCATTCAAGAATGTGGTGGTGTTAGTGATAGAGAAATGGTAAGTCAAATAATGGACACAATGGATATTGAAAAGGAAAGAGGTATCACAATAAAGGCACAATCTGTGCGTTTAAAATACTCCTATCAAGGGGAAGAGTATATCCTAAACCTTATAGATACTCCAGGGCATGTTGATTTTAGTTATGAGGTAAGTCGGAGTTTAAGTAGTTGTGAGGGAGCGCTTCTTGTAGTGGATGCCTCACAGGGAGTAGAAGCCCAAACTATTGCAAATGTATATATTGCACTTGATAATAATTTAGAAATTATTCCTGTAATCAATAAAATTGATTTACCTGCAGCAGATCCACTAAGGGTTGCTGAAGAAATAGAATCTAGTATAGGTATTGACTGCACAGATGCATTAGAGGTAAGTGCAAAAAGTGGTGTAGGGATTAAAGAACTAATTGAAAGAATTATCACGCAAGTACCACCACCAAATGGCAATAAACAAGCACCAACAAAAGCTCTCATCTATGATTCTTGGTTTGATAATTATTTGGGAGCATTAGCGCTTGTAAGGGTGATTGATGGAAAAATTTCATTGAATCAAAAAGTGATGATTATGAGTACAGAGAAAAAACACGAAGTATTGGGCTTATATTATCCTCACCCCTTGCAAAAAATCAAAACACAGAGTATTGAGTGCGGAGAGATTGGAATCATATCTCTTGGTTTAAAGAGTGTTACTGATATGGCTGTGGGGGACACTATTACAGATGCAAACTACCCGACAAAATCTCCAATTGAGGGTTTTATGCCCGCTAAACCCTTTGTGTTTGCTGGTATCTATCCTATTGAGACAGATAAATTTGAGGAATTAAGAGATGCACTCAATAAATTGCGTTTAAATGATTCTGCTTTAAGCTTTGAACCAGAAACAAGCATAGCGCTTGGTTTTGGCTTTAGGGTAGGTTTTCTAGGACTTTTGCATATGGAGGTTGTCAAAGAGAGATTAGAGAGGGAGTTTGGACTTATGCTAATTGCAACCGCCCCAACTGTAGTGTATGAAGTTGAGCTTACTGATGGAAGCAAGGTAATGGTACAAAACCCTAGTGAATTGCCTCCTGAGCAAAAAATTGCAAGTATTAAAGAACCCTATGTCAGAGCATCCATCATTACCCCATCTGATTATCTTGGCAATATTATTACTCTACTTAGTAATCGCAGAGGAATACAAGAAAAAATGGATTATTTAAGTCAAAATCGTGTAATGCTAGAGTATGCAATTCCTAGCAATGAAATTGTAATGGATTTTTACGACAAGCTAAAGTCCTGCACAAAAGGTTATGCAAGTTTTGATTATGAACCCATAGAATCTAGAGTAGGTGATTTGGTTAAGCTTGATGTGAGGGTTGCAGGTGAAGTAGTAGATGCACTATCTATCATTGTAGATAAATCCAAAAGCTATGAAAAAGGTAAGGCTCTTGTAGAATCTATGAAAGAACTTGTTCCAAGACAATTGTTTGAGGTTGCAATTCAAGCAAGTATTGGAAATAAAATTATTGCACGAGAAACAATCAAATCAATGGGAAAAAATGTAACTGCTAAGTGTTATGGTGGAGACATTACAAGAAAACGAAAACTACTTGAAAAACAAAAAGAAGGTAAAAAACGCATGAAAGCCATTGGTAAAGTAGAACTACCCCAAGAGGCCTTTTTGGCAGTTTTAAAAATTGATTAATGGTTTTTGGGAATTTTTATTATTATGAACTACTTGAAAAGTTTGTAGCATTTAATAAATGGGATTTTTTTAAAGTCTTAAAACAGCTGGAAGAAAAAAGGCATTTAGGCTTTTTAGTTGGCTATATCAGATATGAGGCTTGGAGGGTTTTAGATCATCAAAATTATAAAACAACAAAGCCTCTACTTTATTTTGAGCTTTTTGCCAAAAGAAAACCCTTTGTAAAAACAAAAACCAATTTCTATACCTTTTACCCACAAATTAGTAACACACAAGACTTTCATCTCTATAAAACAAATATTGCAAAAATCAAAAGAGCTATTAGAAGAGGGGATACTTATCAGGTAAATTACACTTATCCTATTAAGCTAAAAACACAAAGTCACTATCAAAACATATTTAATGAAATTTTAAAAAACCAAGATACGGATTATAAGGCTTTAATTCAAAATGATTATGAAACAATCCTATCTTTTTCACCAGAGTTATTTTTTAAAGTAGAGGGTAAAAAAATCACTACTCAACCAATGAAGGGAACCATAAAAAGAGTTCAGGATGAGTTTTTGGATCAAAAAAATAAACAGGATCTGCAAAATAGTGAAAAAAATCAGAGTGAAAATGTAATGATTGTAGATTTATTGCGCAATGATTTAAGCAGAATCTCACACAATGTAAAGGTAGAAAAGCTTTTTGAGATTTTATCTTATAAAACATTGCATCAAATGATATCTGAAATTCAAGCAGTGCTTAGAGATAATATAACTCTTATTGATATTCTTAAAGCTTTATTCCCTTGTGGATCAATTACAGGGGCTCCAAAATAT from Helicobacter sp. 'house sparrow 1' encodes the following:
- the lepA gene encoding translation elongation factor 4, encoding MDKIRNFSIIAHIDHGKSTLADRLIQECGGVSDREMVSQIMDTMDIEKERGITIKAQSVRLKYSYQGEEYILNLIDTPGHVDFSYEVSRSLSSCEGALLVVDASQGVEAQTIANVYIALDNNLEIIPVINKIDLPAADPLRVAEEIESSIGIDCTDALEVSAKSGVGIKELIERIITQVPPPNGNKQAPTKALIYDSWFDNYLGALALVRVIDGKISLNQKVMIMSTEKKHEVLGLYYPHPLQKIKTQSIECGEIGIISLGLKSVTDMAVGDTITDANYPTKSPIEGFMPAKPFVFAGIYPIETDKFEELRDALNKLRLNDSALSFEPETSIALGFGFRVGFLGLLHMEVVKERLEREFGLMLIATAPTVVYEVELTDGSKVMVQNPSELPPEQKIASIKEPYVRASIITPSDYLGNIITLLSNRRGIQEKMDYLSQNRVMLEYAIPSNEIVMDFYDKLKSCTKGYASFDYEPIESRVGDLVKLDVRVAGEVVDALSIIVDKSKSYEKGKALVESMKELVPRQLFEVAIQASIGNKIIARETIKSMGKNVTAKCYGGDITRKRKLLEKQKEGKKRMKAIGKVELPQEAFLAVLKID
- a CDS encoding chorismate-binding protein, translating into MVFGNFYYYELLEKFVAFNKWDFFKVLKQLEEKRHLGFLVGYIRYEAWRVLDHQNYKTTKPLLYFELFAKRKPFVKTKTNFYTFYPQISNTQDFHLYKTNIAKIKRAIRRGDTYQVNYTYPIKLKTQSHYQNIFNEILKNQDTDYKALIQNDYETILSFSPELFFKVEGKKITTQPMKGTIKRVQDEFLDQKNKQDLQNSEKNQSENVMIVDLLRNDLSRISHNVKVEKLFEILSYKTLHQMISEIQAVLRDNITLIDILKALFPCGSITGAPKYKTIQIIQELEKNPRGVYCGLIGVIEKDKMCFNVPIRTLHQERDSKELKLNVGSGIVWDSKAKEEYKESILKSLFIYPKIDFLLVETMLVKGGKIQNFSYHKKRMLDSADYFGFKIPNFQEIKKPKDGILRITLNKQGRLKQEYKRLEKLTTTKIVLSENPIEHQNDFLYHKTTYAPWYEKTREKIRQGEFFDCIFYNKNNELTEGARSNLVLQINQELLTPRLDCGLLNGIMRKKMLRKKQIKEKVLFLEDLKRAEKIFCINSVRGVVEVFL